A single genomic interval of candidate division WOR-3 bacterium harbors:
- a CDS encoding tetratricopeptide repeat protein gives MRVKHRVGKEELKEDKFQQTVEKVAEFYYADPRRFWIGVAVGLLVIIGVILLIQNRPKPGVNAEAELRLMDALGNYFQGNNEYAEQALKELAAKFGRDYAGIKAHYYLGSLYLRQQPPRLDEARREFRTFLKKSGRDPVLTPAALMGLAVCEEKQGNYLKAAGLYEKVYRGFAQSPLGFEGMMQAGRCYRQAGALDKAEKVYNDLLKKEKTGPKVEEIRSELAFIQALKNRL, from the coding sequence GTGAGAGTAAAACACCGCGTGGGTAAAGAGGAACTTAAAGAAGACAAGTTCCAGCAGACGGTTGAAAAAGTAGCAGAGTTCTATTACGCTGACCCCAGGCGGTTTTGGATTGGTGTTGCCGTTGGGTTATTGGTGATTATCGGGGTGATTTTGCTGATTCAGAATCGACCGAAACCCGGGGTTAACGCCGAAGCCGAACTGCGGTTGATGGATGCGCTGGGTAACTACTTTCAGGGTAACAATGAGTATGCCGAGCAGGCGCTGAAAGAACTGGCAGCAAAGTTTGGACGTGATTACGCTGGGATAAAGGCTCATTACTATCTGGGGAGTCTTTACCTCCGCCAGCAGCCGCCGCGCCTTGATGAAGCAAGACGGGAGTTTCGCACCTTTCTGAAAAAGTCAGGCCGGGACCCGGTTTTAACTCCAGCAGCATTAATGGGTTTAGCCGTGTGCGAAGAGAAGCAGGGTAACTATCTTAAAGCGGCTGGGCTCTACGAAAAAGTTTACCGGGGGTTTGCTCAATCACCGCTGGGGTTTGAGGGGATGATGCAGGCTGGTCGATGCTACCGGCAAGCCGGGGCGTTGGATAAGGCGGAAAAGGTTTACAACGACCTGTTGAAAAAAGAGAAAACTGGTCCGAAGGTTGAAGAGATAAGAAGCGAACTTGCCTTTATTCAGGCTTTGAAAAATCGGCTGTAA
- a CDS encoding OFA family MFS transporter, whose protein sequence is MSESKPFNRWFIVVGAILIQLCLGAIYAWSVFRKPLETGLNITATQASLPFSFVLIFFALATVIGGRLQDKFGPMIVAIIGGVLLAAGMILASFAQNILMLIIAYGVVSGIGIGFAYVCPISAGVKWFPDKRGLITGLAVAGFGAGALIVGPLARAMIDNIGPFLTFRYLGIAYFVLIFIGALILRNPPAGYRPAGWNPQTATRTQQITDFSAGQMMKTGQFWLIWLTYFAGCAAGLMIIGQTSPIAQEMARFSKETAAIGVSVLAIFNTLGRIFWGRVSDSIGRTRALSLMFLINTIAIIGYFLIPAVPVIFWLGIALVGSSFGGYLAIYPAVTADYYGTKYSGINYGLVFTAYGVGGLLSNIFAPRMKELTGNYNAAFIVTASLCLLAAIIVFVFLKPPSPRLKPTN, encoded by the coding sequence GTGAGTGAAAGTAAGCCTTTCAATCGCTGGTTTATCGTGGTTGGTGCAATCCTGATTCAACTCTGCCTTGGTGCAATCTACGCCTGGAGTGTTTTTCGCAAACCGCTTGAAACCGGTTTAAACATTACCGCAACCCAGGCTTCCCTTCCCTTTTCGTTTGTTCTTATCTTCTTTGCTCTGGCAACGGTTATCGGTGGCCGCCTTCAGGACAAGTTTGGTCCAATGATTGTTGCTATCATTGGTGGCGTTTTGCTCGCCGCCGGTATGATTCTGGCAAGTTTTGCCCAGAACATCTTAATGCTCATCATTGCCTACGGCGTCGTTTCTGGTATCGGTATCGGTTTTGCCTATGTCTGTCCCATTTCTGCCGGTGTCAAATGGTTTCCGGACAAAAGAGGGTTAATAACCGGTCTGGCGGTTGCTGGCTTTGGTGCCGGAGCACTGATTGTCGGACCACTTGCCCGGGCAATGATTGACAACATCGGACCATTTCTAACCTTTCGCTATCTGGGCATCGCCTATTTTGTATTAATCTTTATCGGTGCCCTGATTTTGAGAAATCCGCCTGCTGGTTATCGTCCTGCGGGCTGGAATCCTCAAACCGCAACCCGAACTCAGCAAATTACCGACTTCTCTGCCGGTCAGATGATGAAAACAGGCCAGTTCTGGCTTATCTGGCTTACCTATTTTGCCGGGTGCGCTGCCGGATTGATGATTATCGGTCAAACTTCTCCCATTGCCCAGGAGATGGCTCGTTTTAGTAAAGAGACCGCTGCCATCGGTGTCAGCGTCCTTGCAATTTTTAACACCCTCGGAAGAATCTTCTGGGGACGGGTGTCTGATAGTATCGGCAGAACCCGAGCCTTATCGTTGATGTTTCTCATCAATACCATCGCCATCATCGGCTACTTCTTGATTCCTGCGGTACCGGTAATTTTCTGGCTCGGAATTGCTCTGGTCGGCTCAAGTTTCGGCGGCTACCTCGCAATCTACCCGGCGGTCACCGCCGACTACTATGGGACAAAATATTCCGGAATCAACTATGGTTTGGTTTTCACCGCTTATGGTGTGGGCGGTTTACTGTCCAATATCTTTGCCCCGCGGATGAAAGAGCTTACCGGCAACTACAATGCCGCGTTTATCGTCACCGCATCGCTCTGCCTGCTTGCTGCCATCATCGTTTTCGTGTTTTTGAAACCGCCAAGCCCGCGGTTAAAACCGACCAATTAA
- the guaB gene encoding IMP dehydrogenase — translation MKEALTFDDVLLVPQRSFVLPAEVDISSRFSKGITLHLPLVSAAMDTVTEAKMAIAMARAGGIGVIHKNMTIEQQAAEVAKVKRAESSMIANPFSITPERTVAEVRELFARYNISGLPVVDEEGRLIGIVTRRDLLFEDDGAKPVREVMTSERLVTAPEGTGFKRAKEILKKNRLEKLPIVDRQGRLKGLITAKDILKRVEHPYATVDSKHRLRCAAAVGTGKEALERARALVAAEVDAIVIDTAHGHQSRVLETAKKLRRLFPGLEIVAGNVATAEGAIALAKCGVSAVKVGIGPGSICTTRVVAGVGVPQLSAIMECAQALRRYRIPLIADGGIRFSGDVAKALAAGASSVMMGNLLAGTDESPGEDVLLEGRRYKVYRGMGSIDAMRRGSAERYFQESGVELVPQGIVGRVPYRGSVRDVLFQLEGGVRASMGFCGARTIADFQKRAKFVRITNAGLRESHPHSVTIIKEAPNYEVPPEEHLD, via the coding sequence ATGAAAGAGGCTTTAACTTTTGATGATGTTCTTCTTGTGCCGCAGCGGTCCTTTGTGCTGCCGGCCGAGGTTGATATCAGTTCCCGCTTCAGCAAGGGTATAACTCTGCATCTCCCGCTGGTAAGTGCGGCAATGGATACGGTTACTGAAGCGAAGATGGCGATTGCGATGGCACGGGCCGGTGGTATCGGGGTAATTCACAAGAATATGACGATTGAACAGCAGGCGGCAGAAGTGGCGAAGGTCAAAAGGGCAGAGAGTTCGATGATTGCCAATCCATTTTCGATAACACCGGAGCGGACTGTTGCCGAGGTGCGGGAGCTGTTTGCTCGCTATAATATCTCAGGCTTACCGGTGGTTGATGAAGAAGGTCGTTTGATAGGAATCGTCACCCGTCGGGATTTACTTTTTGAAGATGACGGTGCAAAACCTGTTCGTGAAGTGATGACCAGTGAACGGCTGGTGACCGCACCGGAGGGGACCGGGTTTAAGCGGGCAAAGGAGATTCTTAAGAAAAACCGTCTGGAGAAGTTACCGATTGTTGACCGGCAGGGAAGGCTGAAGGGCTTAATCACGGCCAAAGACATCCTTAAAAGAGTTGAGCATCCCTATGCGACGGTCGATAGCAAGCACCGCTTGCGCTGTGCTGCGGCGGTGGGCACTGGTAAAGAGGCGCTGGAACGGGCTCGGGCACTGGTTGCGGCTGAGGTTGATGCGATTGTCATAGACACCGCACATGGTCATCAATCGCGGGTACTGGAAACAGCCAAAAAATTGCGCCGACTTTTCCCCGGGCTGGAAATAGTTGCCGGTAATGTTGCAACCGCAGAAGGGGCAATAGCTTTGGCGAAATGCGGTGTCTCAGCGGTTAAGGTGGGTATCGGTCCTGGTTCAATCTGTACAACTCGGGTTGTTGCCGGGGTTGGTGTTCCACAACTTTCCGCAATTATGGAGTGTGCCCAGGCGTTGCGGCGGTATCGGATACCGTTAATTGCTGATGGTGGCATAAGATTTTCTGGTGATGTTGCCAAGGCGCTGGCGGCGGGTGCTTCATCGGTGATGATGGGCAATTTACTTGCCGGTACCGATGAAAGCCCGGGTGAAGATGTTTTACTTGAGGGCCGAAGGTACAAGGTTTATCGGGGTATGGGTTCGATTGATGCGATGCGCCGGGGTTCGGCAGAACGATATTTTCAGGAGAGCGGGGTTGAGCTTGTGCCCCAGGGAATTGTTGGTCGGGTGCCTTACCGTGGAAGTGTACGCGATGTCCTTTTTCAGCTTGAAGGTGGGGTACGCGCCTCAATGGGGTTCTGTGGTGCCCGCACCATTGCCGATTTTCAAAAACGGGCAAAGTTTGTGCGTATCACCAACGCGGGATTGCGTGAAAGCCATCCGCACAGCGTCACAATAATTAAAGAGGCACCTAACTACGAGGTGCCTCCAGAAGAGCATTTAGATTAG
- a CDS encoding NADP-dependent malic enzyme, whose translation MKKLSPAEIESLIAKAKKPAEDAMKLHPFYRGKIQIVPKCCVRDFNDFAIWYTPGVAAPCKAIQQDVNQSFIHTNRANTICVLTDGTRVLGLGDIGPEASMPVMEGKALLFKYLGGVDAVPIALRTKDPDEFIRTAKLLEPSFGGFNLEDIAQPKCFRILDTLRAELDVPVWHDDQQGTAAVTYAGLVNALKIVGKDIKKVKVAMLGAGASNIAIARVIIKGGVTPGNIIMCDSKGTLHKGRTELQEEFKEKWHMCQISNDENVRGTIADAMKGADVLIALSTPGPGVVKPEWIKAMAKDPIVFVCANPIPEIWPWEAIEAGARVVATGRSDFPNQVNNSLGFPGIFRGALDVNARTITDEMCIAAALELARVAEDRGLREDYLIPTMDDWEVFPREAAAVGMKAIEQGVARITMTREQLLKTATEKIKQAREMTQWLMKEGFILPAPA comes from the coding sequence ATGAAAAAACTGTCGCCGGCCGAAATCGAAAGTCTAATCGCTAAAGCCAAAAAGCCGGCGGAAGATGCGATGAAGTTACATCCATTCTATCGCGGTAAAATCCAGATTGTCCCCAAATGCTGTGTCCGCGACTTCAACGACTTTGCCATCTGGTATACTCCGGGCGTTGCTGCACCCTGCAAAGCTATCCAGCAAGATGTCAACCAATCGTTCATCCACACCAACCGGGCAAATACCATCTGCGTTCTGACCGACGGCACAAGAGTCCTGGGTCTCGGTGATATTGGACCCGAAGCGTCAATGCCGGTAATGGAAGGCAAGGCGCTCCTCTTTAAATACCTTGGCGGGGTCGATGCTGTCCCGATTGCGCTCCGCACCAAAGACCCGGACGAATTCATCCGCACTGCAAAACTGCTTGAACCCTCTTTCGGTGGATTTAACCTCGAAGACATCGCCCAGCCCAAATGCTTCCGGATTCTCGACACACTGCGCGCCGAGTTAGATGTCCCGGTCTGGCATGACGACCAGCAGGGCACCGCCGCGGTTACTTATGCCGGTCTGGTCAATGCCCTGAAAATCGTCGGTAAAGACATCAAAAAAGTAAAGGTCGCAATGCTGGGAGCCGGTGCATCAAACATCGCCATCGCCCGGGTTATCATCAAAGGCGGTGTCACACCGGGTAACATTATAATGTGTGACTCAAAAGGCACCCTGCACAAAGGCAGAACTGAACTTCAGGAAGAGTTCAAAGAGAAATGGCATATGTGTCAGATTTCCAATGACGAAAATGTGCGGGGCACAATTGCCGATGCGATGAAAGGCGCCGATGTTCTTATTGCCCTCTCAACACCGGGACCCGGCGTTGTCAAACCGGAATGGATTAAAGCGATGGCAAAAGACCCAATCGTGTTCGTCTGTGCCAATCCAATCCCTGAAATCTGGCCCTGGGAGGCGATTGAAGCGGGTGCCCGGGTAGTTGCTACCGGTCGCAGCGACTTCCCCAACCAGGTTAACAACTCGCTTGGTTTCCCGGGAATCTTCCGGGGCGCTCTTGATGTAAACGCCCGGACCATCACCGATGAGATGTGTATCGCTGCGGCGCTGGAACTTGCCCGGGTCGCTGAGGACCGTGGGTTGCGCGAAGACTACCTGATTCCAACAATGGACGACTGGGAGGTATTTCCTCGAGAAGCCGCCGCGGTAGGAATGAAGGCAATTGAACAGGGTGTTGCCCGGATTACAATGACGCGCGAACAGCTGTTAAAGACCGCAACCGAAAAAATCAAACAGGCACGCGAAATGACCCAGTGGCTGATGAAAGAAGGGTTTATCCTGCCGGCACCGGCTTAA
- the acs gene encoding acetate--CoA ligase, which yields MAAEPNFYEPPKELVENSNVMAFMKKHGIKTLDELLERARDLEWYWGEMAKELEWFKPWEKVLDESQAPFYKWFIGGKFNIASNCIDRHMKTAVKDKIAYIYHTEPGEVEKWTYAQLYKEVNKLANALKRLGVKKGDRVTIFMPMIPQLPVAMLACAKIGAIHSVVFSGFSSASLRDRIQDAEAKILITADGGYRRGKLVTLKANADPALAESPSIEHCIVFKRAGNPVDMKPGRDLWWHEITEKESDECATEPLDAEDMLYILYTSGTTGKPKGVVHVHGGYAVGTYTTLKFVFDIKPNDIYWCAADIGWVTGHSYIVYAPLMLGATSVLYEGAPDYPAPDRWWSIIEKEKVTILYTSPTAIRMFMRFGEEYPAKHNLSSLRLLGSVGEPINPEAWRWYRKNIGGDRLQIMDTWWQTETGAFVISPLPITPLKPGSATKPLPGYSADVVDQDGNPVKPNENGFAVILRPWPSMLRTLYKDPDRYVQSYWSRFKGKYLTGDSCTRDENGYFWFRGRADEVLNVAGHRLGTAEIESALVAHPAVAEAAVIGIPDEIKGDVPKAYVTLKVGFQPSDALVEELKKWVAQEIGPIARPESIEFRDKLPKTRSGKIMRRLLKAEALGKPIGDISTLDE from the coding sequence ATGGCAGCTGAACCGAACTTTTATGAACCACCAAAGGAGTTGGTGGAGAACTCCAATGTGATGGCGTTTATGAAGAAGCACGGTATCAAAACGCTCGACGAACTCCTGGAACGGGCGCGCGACCTTGAATGGTACTGGGGCGAAATGGCAAAGGAACTGGAATGGTTTAAACCCTGGGAAAAGGTTCTCGATGAGTCTCAAGCACCTTTCTATAAGTGGTTTATCGGTGGCAAATTCAACATCGCCAGTAACTGTATTGACCGGCATATGAAGACCGCGGTCAAAGACAAAATCGCCTACATCTATCACACCGAACCCGGGGAGGTGGAAAAGTGGACTTATGCCCAGCTTTATAAAGAGGTTAACAAACTGGCAAACGCCCTGAAGCGTCTTGGCGTGAAAAAAGGTGACCGGGTCACAATATTTATGCCGATGATTCCCCAGTTACCCGTGGCAATGCTCGCCTGTGCTAAAATCGGCGCAATTCACTCCGTAGTTTTCTCCGGATTTTCGTCGGCATCGCTGCGCGACCGGATTCAAGACGCTGAGGCGAAGATTTTGATAACTGCCGATGGTGGTTATCGCCGGGGCAAACTTGTCACCCTGAAGGCAAACGCTGACCCGGCACTCGCGGAATCGCCTTCCATTGAACACTGCATCGTATTTAAGCGCGCCGGCAATCCGGTTGATATGAAACCGGGCCGCGACCTCTGGTGGCACGAAATCACCGAAAAGGAGTCGGACGAGTGTGCAACCGAACCACTCGATGCCGAGGATATGCTTTATATCCTGTACACCTCAGGTACAACCGGTAAACCCAAAGGTGTTGTTCATGTCCATGGCGGTTATGCGGTTGGCACCTACACCACATTGAAATTTGTATTTGACATTAAACCCAATGACATCTACTGGTGTGCCGCTGACATCGGCTGGGTCACGGGCCACTCTTACATCGTGTATGCACCGCTGATGTTGGGAGCCACCTCTGTTCTCTACGAAGGCGCGCCCGATTATCCGGCACCGGACCGCTGGTGGTCAATCATTGAGAAGGAAAAGGTGACAATTCTTTACACATCACCAACCGCCATCCGAATGTTTATGCGCTTTGGTGAAGAGTACCCGGCAAAACATAACCTCTCCTCCTTACGGCTGCTCGGTTCGGTCGGCGAACCAATCAACCCCGAAGCGTGGCGCTGGTACCGCAAAAACATCGGCGGTGACAGACTGCAGATTATGGACACCTGGTGGCAAACCGAAACCGGCGCATTTGTGATTTCACCTCTACCCATTACTCCGTTGAAACCCGGTTCAGCAACAAAACCGTTGCCAGGATATTCCGCGGATGTTGTGGACCAGGATGGCAATCCGGTTAAACCTAACGAAAATGGCTTTGCGGTCATCCTTCGACCCTGGCCCTCAATGCTTCGCACCCTTTACAAAGACCCGGACCGTTATGTCCAATCCTACTGGTCACGGTTCAAAGGCAAATACCTCACCGGTGACTCCTGTACCAGGGATGAAAATGGGTACTTCTGGTTCCGGGGCCGCGCCGATGAGGTGCTCAATGTTGCCGGACACCGACTCGGCACCGCTGAAATTGAGTCGGCACTCGTTGCCCATCCTGCGGTTGCCGAAGCCGCGGTCATCGGTATCCCGGACGAAATCAAAGGCGATGTTCCGAAAGCATATGTAACCCTCAAGGTTGGGTTCCAGCCCAGCGATGCCCTTGTTGAAGAACTGAAAAAGTGGGTTGCGCAGGAAATCGGACCAATCGCCCGGCCCGAATCTATTGAATTCCGGGACAAACTGCCCAAGACCCGTTCGGGTAAAATAATGCGCCGACTGCTTAAAGCCGAGGCTCTGGGCAAGCCGATTGGCGATATCTCAACCTTAGATGAGTAA
- the mreD gene encoding rod shape-determining protein MreD: MRQFLAFVFLYLLFVLQSTLFPIGPQVVLLALIVFALYENRLTATLLGIWAGLCLDLVTPTTLGVQMLALGGVGYGVAAVRNLFYRNRWHNLLFTLIGLILQYGLYHLVDKSPITIGSLLLTTTLTLALTPVAEPALVALFYRHSKR; encoded by the coding sequence ATGCGCCAGTTTTTGGCATTTGTTTTCCTTTACCTCCTGTTTGTACTCCAGAGCACACTGTTCCCGATTGGACCCCAGGTTGTTCTCCTCGCCCTGATTGTATTTGCTCTTTACGAAAACCGCCTCACCGCTACCCTCCTTGGTATCTGGGCTGGTTTATGTCTCGACCTTGTCACCCCAACCACTCTCGGTGTTCAAATGTTAGCATTAGGCGGCGTCGGCTACGGCGTTGCTGCGGTTCGCAATCTATTTTATCGCAACCGCTGGCATAACCTCCTTTTTACCTTAATCGGACTGATTTTGCAATACGGTTTATACCACCTTGTGGATAAAAGCCCGATTACTATTGGCTCGCTCCTGCTCACTACAACCCTGACGCTCGCCTTGACCCCAGTTGCCGAACCAGCACTCGTTGCCCTCTTCTACCGACATTCGAAGAGATGA
- a CDS encoding rod shape-determining protein: MGISAFFQSITERFTNDIAIDLGTSSTLIYVRGKGIELREPSIVAVDEITHEVVAVGSEAKRMLGRTPEGVRAVRPMKDGVIADFGMVEIMLKTFIGMVQRKKLFVRPRVIVCVPSGITEVEKRAVRDSVEASGAREIYLVSEPIAAAIGVGLPVDAPTGNMVIDIGGGTTEIAVVALSGIVNAASIRVAGDEMDEAIINYIKKNYNLIIGEQTAENIKIAIGSAYATGTEETMEVKGRDLVSGIPKTIRITSTKVRESLEEPVSLIVDAVRLALEKTPPELAADIVDRGIYMCGGGALLRGLDLLVKEETNLPVYVAENPIESVVRGAGRILENIGVNEKLILRTK, encoded by the coding sequence ATGGGTATCAGCGCATTTTTCCAGAGCATTACCGAACGCTTCACCAATGACATCGCGATCGACCTCGGCACCTCCTCAACGCTAATCTATGTTCGAGGCAAAGGGATTGAACTGCGCGAGCCATCAATTGTCGCGGTTGATGAGATAACCCACGAAGTTGTCGCCGTAGGGAGTGAAGCCAAACGAATGCTGGGTCGAACACCTGAAGGGGTTCGGGCTGTCCGTCCGATGAAGGATGGCGTGATCGCCGATTTTGGTATGGTGGAAATAATGCTCAAAACCTTCATCGGCATGGTCCAGCGCAAAAAACTTTTTGTCCGACCCCGTGTGATAGTCTGTGTCCCATCGGGAATCACCGAAGTTGAGAAAAGGGCAGTACGCGATTCAGTTGAAGCATCAGGCGCCCGCGAGATTTATCTCGTATCAGAACCAATTGCTGCCGCGATTGGTGTCGGACTGCCCGTTGATGCACCCACCGGCAATATGGTCATCGACATCGGCGGTGGCACAACCGAAATAGCCGTCGTTGCCCTATCCGGAATCGTAAATGCCGCTTCGATCCGCGTTGCCGGCGACGAAATGGACGAGGCAATCATCAACTACATCAAAAAGAACTACAATCTGATTATCGGCGAACAAACTGCGGAAAACATCAAAATCGCCATCGGTTCGGCATACGCTACCGGCACCGAAGAGACGATGGAAGTAAAAGGCCGCGACCTTGTCTCCGGCATCCCGAAAACTATCCGCATCACTTCGACCAAAGTCCGGGAGTCGCTTGAAGAACCGGTTTCGTTGATTGTTGATGCGGTTCGATTGGCGCTGGAAAAAACCCCACCCGAACTGGCTGCCGATATTGTTGACCGGGGTATTTATATGTGTGGCGGCGGTGCCCTTTTGCGCGGGCTTGATTTATTAGTTAAGGAGGAAACCAACCTACCGGTATATGTGGCGGAAAACCCAATTGAAAGCGTCGTTCGGGGCGCGGGCCGAATCCTCGAAAATATCGGCGTCAACGAAAAACTAATTCTCCGCACCAAGTAG